From Corticium candelabrum chromosome 9, ooCorCand1.1, whole genome shotgun sequence:
CATTCTATTAAGCATACTAAAATTGGAACTGCAGTAGCTACCCAAATAGCAGCGCAGTCTAGTCAGTAATTTGCAGGACAGAATTAGGCAGGACTTCTAGCCTCTACACATGAATATTACTGTTACATCATATAGTGGAGTTGGATCCCTCATGTCTAACATTTTCCTGTTTCAGCTTTACTTTCTACTTATCTGTTGACCTTGAGTATGCTTCTGTTGCTTGAGTGCTTTCGACAGCATTGAGTCTCTGCTGAACAATTGACCAGTCAATTTGAACTGACTGGCTGATCACTTCTTGTACTTGAAGATCACATGTGTTTGATTTTCCAGTCAACATATCAATAAGATCATCATGTTCTGGAGAATCACAACTTATATTCTTTTGTCCGTTACCAGAGTAGTTACGTCCTCCTTGTCCCACATTGGTTGCCCCTCCTATACTCCCATGTTTCTGACTTCTTTCAGTAGCAAGTAGAAATCCAGTAAATCCAATGTTGGCAGTAAGTGGTGCTTTCTCTGACCCTGCATTGCTACTGTCTGTCCTAAACACAATCTTCACTCTTCTGTTCTTCATTTTCTTTAGTTGAACTCTCTGCCTGTAGCCACAGACTGTCCTTGCTTTACTGCCACTGGTAATTGACAGCCTGTCATTGGTGCAGTTGTCTGAACTTTCAATGTTGAAAGAGTTGAATTTGATAGATGCAAGATGATTTCTGGGAAGTACAAAGTTCCATTCACATTCCAAATTCCTGAAGTAGGCATATGGATATCTGAAACCATGACAAGACAGGAAGGATTACGTGAATGTCAGTCATTCCATGTCCAAACATGCTACAACATGCATAGATTAGTCAACAGAAGGAGCCACATTTGAGCCAACCTTGGTGATTCAATCACTTGATATCTGTCGCTCAAATCTCTTTGCAATATTGGAGTTTCAGCTCTCTTCATGCTCCTTACTTTCCGGAAGCTTGTCTTGTAGATAGTCCTGCAAGTTACAATCAAAACTTTAAAGTCAAAGAGGCGCCATCAGCAGTCATATCTCAGCATCAGAAATGAAAAAATAACATGCATGATGACATGCAACCAGCTTCTGCAGCTGCAGGCTGCTTTGGTATGAACAGAGCTTTGTACCTTATCTTTGGACCATCATGATCACAGTCAACTAACCACGGTGGCCAGCaatctttcttctttttctgtACTACTTTGACATAGCTCTCTCGAAACGTGTAACTTTCCATCTTGTAGCACGTCAACTGGCTGCCAAAAGAGAACAGCAATGCTCCATGCTGCAACTAGCACTGAAATACTGAATGTGCAAGTACCTTGCAGATACTTTTCTGCCAGCGTGCACGCCGCAGGCTACAACGGCGAGCAGCATAAACAAAACGTAAGGAGCGCCCATTGCCACCTTCACAGCACTAATGTTCAGCAAACAGTAAACGAGTCACGGCGTCACTCGCGGATAAGCCGCCCCGGAAATCAAAACAGTCTCGTTTATTGCAAACACGAGAGGCATTTGGATTTACACACAATGGGAACGGGATCGTCTCCCACGTGAGGCCACGATACTAACACGTTCTTGCTAAGTTATACGACTACTTATGCTGCTTCTAATCCTATTGTTCTAGTGTTATTCTACACGCATCCGTCGGGTAAGGCTACAAACAGAACTGTTTGCAAAGTGTAAAACCAAAAGAACGTTGGAATCCAGCTAGTACGGGGCATATTAAGCACCACAAGCATGAACACACCTACACGTTAAAAGTGTCACATTGTTGCGGACAGACTGTTTGGTGTTATGGTCTGTTTACTGACTGACAACAACGCATTACAACCAAGACGAAAACATCACAAACGAGTAAAGACAGCATGCTTGAGGAGGTCGATAGCTGTCGGTCTATCTGCTGGCTGGACTTCCAAGCAGCGCAGTGTGAGATCACGGAGAGCAGGGCTGAGACCATCAGGTAACGAAGGCGGGCCGTTGGCGCTGGCAATCTACATCATGATACAGGAACACATTATCACTCAAAAGGTAAACCCATCAACACTTGATGGGCTCTTGATTGTGTTGATGCATACATGGATATGTACCTTGAATATGAGTGCAAGATGGTTTGTGGTATCATCTGCTTCCCATGGTGGGCTGCCGGTTGCCATCTCAATGATGGTACAGCCTACACTCCATACATCACAACTTCGTCCGTAGGTTGATCCTCTGAGGACCTATAAATATAACGAAATTCAGTTGTTTGCTTATTCAAGTGTGATCATGATATGTGATATACTTCTGGCGCCATGAAGGCTATTGTTCCTCTTAGATCTCCCTGAAATTCCCCTGCTATGGTTTGCTGGGTTGCTAAACGAGCTGCTGTTCCAAAGTCAGCCAACCTCATGTGTTGACCAGTAGAATCAATAAGCATGTTGGCTCCTGTGGTAGACAATGATAGTTAAGCCACAGGCACTGGAGTCAATAGACACAGAACACTGATTCATTTGCATGACATCAAGAAACTTACTTTGGCTGCTATGTAGTGTACATGCACTTGGAAGTTTATGTACAATTGTTAGAATTTGGTGAATAACATCTAGCTAGACAGGATAAAGACAACTGCACTGAGTAGACTGAAACCTACAGCCATGCCCACTatccaccacaccacacccacaTGTATGATGAGAAAGCAATCTAACCAAAGGCTTCTATCTATAAATGTGACCTTCTGTCTGAATGTCTTATCTTACCCTTCACATCTCTGTGAATAACTCTGTGTTCATGAAGATATGCAACAGCTTGCAGTAACTGGCCAACATAAGATTTATTCACATCTTCCTCAAAGCTACCAAACCTGGCTAGAATGGATGCAACAGAACCACCTgccacaacaacaatgactCATTAAACAGCGATTTGCCTGCATAACCTTAAATTACCAGGCATCCATTCCATAAAAATGTTGAAATGACAGCTATCCCTTGTCGCTCCAACACAACGAACCAAATGAGGATGATCAAGGCGACCCATCATGGAAATCTCTTCTGTGATAGTAGCAATTACGGTTTCTTGCTCATTTTCAGAGTTACGCGCAAACGACACCTACATAGAGAAGACCATGATCAGAGGAAATACAATAAAAGATATAGGTAGTGAATTGTCTGTAAACCCTGTGTTGACATGTTTCTGTAGCTCCAACTatatgtatctgtttgtctattggccGGTCAGCCTATACTTTTGTGTGGAAAGAAAATACAACAAACTTGTTTGAGAGCCATTAGAGCTCCTGTCTTTATATCTCTGCCAAGAAAACATGTGCAAAAAGCGCCAGTTCCAATCCTTGCTCCTTTTTTCCAGTGAACTCCTTCAACATACACATTGCTGCCGTCCCGTTGAGCTTGAGACCCACCTTCTGCTCCCTCTTGCACATGAACAGTCACAAGATCATCTGGAGGAGCAAGACCGCTGAGAACAGGAAGACCTGATTCTGACTGTGATGCTTCCATAGCCAGGAATACAGCTTCTGATTCGTCAGCTTCTATGTCTTTACAAAAATGATCATTACGAACTGGAACAGGATGATAGGAATGAGAGAAATGACTGTTTTCTTCGACATTATCTGATACAGCAGTCTGCCCATGACCAACATCTCTATGAGGAGAATTGGATTGTGTTTCCCAATTCAAGTCAGGTTGGTCAGTTTCACTCTTTGACATTTTGTCTTCTCCATGAAGCAGTGAAACAGCATCAACTTGCAGGGTTGTTTCTTCTGTTGTTTCCTTGTCGTTGTCGTctgttttaaattttgtttccATTTCATCAGTGACTCTCCTTTTCTTCATTTCAAGACTTGCACTTCTCAGAGATAAACTGCCAGCTTGAAATGATGCAGAGGAATCAAGTGAACGATTATGGAATGCATTTGATGTCTCTCCAACTATGAGCGATAGACGTCGAGACAATGTTGTCTTGTGCGTGTCTTGTAAACCTTCTATTAAGTGTCTCATGTACTTCACAGCTTCGGAAACATGAGCTCCCAATCGAATAACACGGACAAATACTCGACGTGCAAGTTTAGTAACACGCATGTGTTGTATGCTCATTGCTTTTGCTGCAAATTCCAAAACTTTACAAAGCCTTGTGTACACTTCATCAAATGTTGACTGTTGTTCTTGACCTACAACCAATTGGAAGGAGAAAGGAAACTGACTAAGCAGCATATCCAATAGAGCAAGTCTCCCTTGCCACCACTGCCAGTTTACATTTCCTGTTGCCTCCTCACTAAgagcacaaaacaacacaaacggGAGTCCTCCATATCcttctgtttctttgcattGGTCCATAGCTGATCCAACAGCAAGTTCACCCCCTTGGCCGCGACACAGCTCCTCTAGTGTTAATAGCGACTGGTTGCAGACTCGTCTGTTTAAGTCAAACACAATCACTGTATATGGTAATTTCATGCCAGGGGACTCGTACTGTACCTGTTTGGATCTGCTGCTTTAACAATAATGGCTTGTATGACTGGATATAAAGTGTCTTGAAGTATAACAGTTATATCTTGATTGCTACATGGGATTGTTGCTAGCATAGCATGCAGCACTTCCTGGCACAAGAAAAAGCTGTTACTGCAGATTTCAACATAAGTTgtatgtagacaaacagaagcaCAGTGAGTACAAACATCAAAAAATATATTGGCGTTTCTTACAAGAGCAGCAACAAACACCTTGTATACAGGATCAGCACAACGATGCGCCACAATCTGTGAACATGCCTCTACAACTTTTATAATTGAAGCTTCATCTTCTTGCTGACTGGCACATGATAACAGTAGAGCAACGACCTTTTGTGTTACACGATGAAGAGCAGTTTCTCGTACATTCCATTTACGAGACAGCAAACATGATGTAACATCAAGTCCAAACACCTGTAATAATCCAAGTGTGCATGATCATCACAATTGAACACAAAATGTTGTCCATTGAAatagatggtgtgtgtgtgtgtgtgtgtgtgttgtgtgcgtgcgtgtgcatgtgcatgcgtatgCATTCATGTGTGCATGGCTCACTGCAAACTTCTAGCTTGGTTTGTCAATACACTTGTTTGCCAGTGAATGTAAAATAATTTCAGCAATATGATTCTCATACTACAGTTTTGATACCTCGACCCACAATGACATTTCTTCAGTCTTCTCCTGCGAAAGAGGTTCAACCAATGGTAATTTGATCTCATCATCTGTCAGTAAAGAAAAAGGCGTAGCATCTCTAAAACATAATAAAGGTCACAAATCTAGCTGCAACAGCACTATAGCACAAACTACACTGCctaccacacaaacaaatagcaaAATCCATTAGTTTACAAGATATGGTAACATGCTAATACCTGACAGAAGTAGCAGG
This genomic window contains:
- the LOC134183921 gene encoding mitogen-activated protein kinase kinase kinase 1-like isoform X1, producing the protein MADCKSKEEKDTRKMNRTRDVTKGEDTEKNPKIEKGSLRKGKKTDYKKQKGHVLVYSNVSPTLVRMKAPRLPSDPSSSSSDTTPSISPSPLTEQARNRTAVTTHSQTTTSAIESDRRKRVEKASRARFYLLHKTGPTAFTVAGDSPEHKYKVMIGPQTCSCSRGLHCVHLLFVMLRVLQVDQTNPLLWSRTLKNYEVNGLLAQMQDRNRKRIRRGSSCNSSLLASSEQTADDQGGKASYTTSDTSRDEDVKLFKGSDVMGEENERRDDSLSAAGKSGKGEEEDDDDDEDICPICLLEMVDGESLTVHINGCGNSLHHHCMAIWTEEKHRQDESVTCPLCMLEWVHVPSAAAPATSVRDATPFSLLTDDEIKLPLVEPLSQEKTEEMSLWVEVFGLDVTSCLLSRKWNVRETALHRVTQKVVALLLSCASQQEDEASIIKVVEACSQIVAHRCADPVYKVFVAALEVLHAMLATIPCSNQDITVILQDTLYPVIQAIIVKAADPNRRVCNQSLLTLEELCRGQGGELAVGSAMDQCKETEGYGGLPFVLFCALSEEATGNVNWQWWQGRLALLDMLLSQFPFSFQLVVGQEQQSTFDEVYTRLCKVLEFAAKAMSIQHMRVTKLARRVFVRVIRLGAHVSEAVKYMRHLIEGLQDTHKTTLSRRLSLIVGETSNAFHNRSLDSSASFQAGSLSLRSASLEMKKRRVTDEMETKFKTDDNDKETTEETTLQVDAVSLLHGEDKMSKSETDQPDLNWETQSNSPHRDVGHGQTAVSDNVEENSHFSHSYHPVPVRNDHFCKDIEADESEAVFLAMEASQSESGLPVLSGLAPPDDLVTVHVQEGAEGGSQAQRDGSNVYVEGVHWKKGARIGTGAFCTCFLGRDIKTGALMALKQVSFARNSENEQETVIATITEEISMMGRLDHPHLVRCVGATRDSCHFNIFMEWMPGGSVASILARFGSFEEDVNKSYVGQLLQAVAYLHEHRVIHRDVKGANMLIDSTGQHMRLADFGTAARLATQQTIAGEFQGDLRGTIAFMAPEVLRGSTYGRSCDVWSVGCTIIEMATGSPPWEADDTTNHLALIFKIASANGPPSLPDGLSPALRDLTLRCLEVQPADRPTAIDLLKHAVFTRL
- the LOC134183921 gene encoding mitogen-activated protein kinase kinase kinase 1-like isoform X3; translation: MDVEIHFTIIAWQSVGTEEKHRQDESVTCPLCMLEWVHVPSAAAPATSVRDATPFSLLTDDEIKLPLVEPLSQEKTEEMSLWVEVFGLDVTSCLLSRKWNVRETALHRVTQKVVALLLSCASQQEDEASIIKVVEACSQIVAHRCADPVYKVFVAALEVLHAMLATIPCSNQDITVILQDTLYPVIQAIIVKAADPNRRVCNQSLLTLEELCRGQGGELAVGSAMDQCKETEGYGGLPFVLFCALSEEATGNVNWQWWQGRLALLDMLLSQFPFSFQLVVGQEQQSTFDEVYTRLCKVLEFAAKAMSIQHMRVTKLARRVFVRVIRLGAHVSEAVKYMRHLIEGLQDTHKTTLSRRLSLIVGETSNAFHNRSLDSSASFQAGSLSLRSASLEMKKRRVTDEMETKFKTDDNDKETTEETTLQVDAVSLLHGEDKMSKSETDQPDLNWETQSNSPHRDVGHGQTAVSDNVEENSHFSHSYHPVPVRNDHFCKDIEADESEAVFLAMEASQSESGLPVLSGLAPPDDLVTVHVQEGAEGGSQAQRDGSNVYVEGVHWKKGARIGTGAFCTCFLGRDIKTGALMALKQVSFARNSENEQETVIATITEEISMMGRLDHPHLVRCVGATRDSCHFNIFMEWMPGGSVASILARFGSFEEDVNKSYVGQLLQAVAYLHEHRVIHRDVKGANMLIDSTGQHMRLADFGTAARLATQQTIAGEFQGDLRGTIAFMAPEVLRGSTYGRSCDVWSVGCTIIEMATGSPPWEADDTTNHLALIFKIASANGPPSLPDGLSPALRDLTLRCLEVQPADRPTAIDLLKHAVFTRL
- the LOC134183921 gene encoding mitogen-activated protein kinase kinase kinase 1-like isoform X2, with the translated sequence MADCKSKEEKDTRKMNRTRDVTKGEDTEKNPKIEKGSLRKGKKTDYKKQKGHVLVYSNVSPTLVRMKAPRLPSDPSSSSSDTTPSISPSPLTEQARNRTAVTTHSQTTTSAIESDRRKRVEKASRARFYLLHKTGPTAFTVAGDSPEHKYKVMIGPQTCSCSRGLHCVHLLFVMLRVLQVDQTNPLLWSRTLKNYEVNGLLAQMQDRNRKRIRRGSSCNSSLLASSEQTADDQGGKASYTTSDTSRDEDVKLFKGSDVMGEENERRDDSLSAAGKSGKGEEEDDDDDEDICPICLLEMVDGESLTVHINGCGNSLHHHCMAIWTEEKHRQDESVTCPLCMLEWVHVPSAAAPATSVRDATPFSLLTDDEIKLPLVEPLSQEKTEEMSLWVEVFGLDVTSCLLSRKWNVRETALHRVTQKVVALLLSCASQQEDEASIIKVVEACSQIVAHRCADPVYKVFVAALEVLHAMLATIPCSNQDITVILQDTLYPVIQAIIVKAADPNRRVCNQSLLTLEELCRGQGGELAVGSAMDQCKETEGYGGLPFVLFCALSEEATGNVNWQWWQGRLALLDMLLSQFPFSFQLVVGQEQQSTFDEVYTRLCKVLEFAAKAMSIQHMRVTKLARRVFVRVIRLGAHVSEAVKYMRHLIEGLQDTHKTTLSRRLSLIVGETSNAFHNRSLDSSASFQAGSLSLRSASLEMKKRRVTDEMETKFKTDDNDKETTEETTLQVDAVSLLHGEDKMSKSETDQPDLNWETQSNSPHRDVGHGQTAVSDNVEENSHFSHSYHPVPVRNDHFCKDIEADESEAVFLAMEASQSESGLPVLSGLAPPDDLVTVHVQEGAEGGSQAQRDGSNVYVEGVHWKKGARIGTGAFCTCFLGRDIKTGALMALKQVCCIFFPHKSIG